A genome region from Manihot esculenta cultivar AM560-2 chromosome 5, M.esculenta_v8, whole genome shotgun sequence includes the following:
- the LOC110616198 gene encoding glycosyltransferase family 92 protein RCOM_0530710, producing the protein MNPIRKSASTPHLHLISAGRGTSTSAFSSSLFETMRRRAFATSLFAFLTLFLCVSFSLYSSRNSIYATQLIFPSANLCNSDSSLLAIQEDINRPTRHVSSFKDSNFIDSVSLLLPEWQVLVIVSPEIDSSLLSGGNFTCLYPNNATAPARFSGILPSTNQTTYKCLLPRSIRRRLPYSVPMLMRLPEEELPVPLPYSPPKELLRWQYLVYESFSTEDDVVLFVKGINNRQGINKPSQEFKCMFVDEASNTTVKTAVTSSIQEVFRCDHPDLTAFGSGEDHYPIKLKVFLETMAIGPKKIVPSVAYYTPRQKIAESQPKFKMCASTMVYNVGKFLREWIMYHSKIGVEKFILYDNDSDDDLISVVNDLNQEGYNVETFLWLWPKTQEAGFSHAALYANDSCNWMMFIDVDEFVFSPSWNDSIQPSDQMLNSLLPSSSHAHHHMIGEVAIMCNEFGPSHQTSHPAEGVTQGYTCRRKAENRHKSIVLLEAIDESLLTVIHHFSLKPSYRMKRSSLEAAVVNHYKYQAWPEFQAKFRRRVSAYVVDWMSALNPLSKDRTPGLGHEAVKPRGWENKFCEVRDERLKLLTKRWFGTETGTGYKMAWQS; encoded by the coding sequence ATGAACCCTATAAGGAAATCTGCATCTACCCCGCATCTTCATTTGATTTCTGCAGGAAGAGGGACATCAACGTCTGCTTTCAGTTCTTCCCTTTTCGAAACGATGCGTCGTAGGGCTTTTGCCACctctctttttgctttcttgacTCTCTTTCTTTGTGtttctttctctctttattCGTCTCGTAATTCGATCTACGCAACCCAACTCATTTTTCCTTCTGCTAATCTCTGCAATTCCGATTCTTCTCTTCTTGCCATTCAAGAAGACATAAACAGACCCACACGTCATGTTTCTTCCTTTAAAGAttctaattttattgattctgtATCTCTTTTGTTGCCGGAATGGCAGGTTCTTGTTATTGTCTCGCCGGAGATAGATTCTTCGCTGCTTTCCGGTGGCAATTTCACCTGTCTTTATCCTAACAACGCCACTGCTCCTGCAAGATTCTCTGGAATATTGCCTTCCACGAACCAGACCACATACAAGTGTCTTCTTCCCAGAAGCATACGGCGTCGTTTGCCTTACTCTGTTCCGATGTTGATGAGATTACCGGAGGAGGAATTGCCTGTTCCTTTGCCGTATTCTCCACCCAAAGAATTGCTCAGGTGGCAATACCTCGTCTACGAGTCTTTCTCCACGGAGGACGACGTCGTTCTCTTCGTTAAAGGCATCAACAACCGCCAAGGAATCAACAAGCCTTCTCAAGAATTCAAGTGCATGTTCGTCGACGAGGCCAGCAACACCACCGTTAAAACCGCCGTTACGAGCTCAATACAAGAGGTTTTCAGGTGTGATCATCCAGATTTAACGGCGTTTGGTTCTGGCGAAGATCATTATCCAATCAAGCTCAAAGTCTTTCTAGAAACCATGGCCATCGGACCTAAAAAGATCGTTCCTTCAGTGGCGTATTACACCCCTCGGCAAAAGATAGCAGAATCACAGCCAAAATTCAAAATGTGCGCCTCCACCATGGTTTACAACGTGGGCAAGTTCTTAAGAGAATGGATCATGTACCATTCAAAGATTGGCGTGGAGAAGTTCATATTATACGATAATGACAGTGATGATGATTTGATTAGCGTTGTTAACGATCTTAATCAAGAGGGTTACAACGTAGAAACGTTCTTATGGCTATGGCCGAAAACTCAAGAAGCTGGATTTTCTCATGCTGCATTATACGCAAATGACTCATGCAACTGGATGATGTTCATAGATGTTGATGAATTTGTGTTTTCACCATCATGGAATGATTCAATTCAACCCTCTGATCAAATGCTAAACTCTTTGCTTCCATCTTCTTCCCATGCACACCACCACATGATCGGAGAAGTTGCGATAATGTGCAACGAATTTGGTCCATCGCATCAAACGTCGCACCCGGCGGAGGGGGTGACACAAGGGTATACATGTAGAAGAAAGGCAGAGAATCGGCATAAGTCTATAGTCTTATTAGAAGCAATTGATGAATCATTGCTTACCGTGATACACCAttttagtttaaagccaagttACAGAATGAAGCGTTCGAGTTTGGAAGCTGCGGTGGTGAACCATTACAAGTACCAAGCGTGGCCGGAGTTTCAGGCCAAGTTTAGGAGAAGGGTGTCTGCATATGTGGTGGATTGGATGAGTGCATTGAACCCTTTGTCGAAGGACAGGACCCCAGGGTTAGGGCACGAAGCAGTGAAGCCACGAGGGTGGGAGAACAAGTTCTGTGAAGTGAGAGATGAGAGGTTGAAGTTGCTGACAAAGAGATGGTTTGGGACGGAAACAGGAACAGGATACAAAATGGCATGGCAAAgttga
- the LOC110615718 gene encoding uncharacterized protein LOC110615718 has product MGEISATMTKKKKKKGRPSLLDLQKRSLKQQQQQQNPNFENPNSLIASHRRSTRRNPTLNEPDWINGDDDDDDDDERKQKKHKLLLGLNSQQNTNSNHHYPFSSANSLGPNPSFGSDGANPETAQKRRKISDACLGSDDMGEKAPKATDTLHESPLEPGPTTPLPDKKLLVFILDRLQKKDTYGVFSEPVDPEELPDYHDIIEHPMDFSTVRKKLDGGAYANLEQFEKDVFLICSNAMQYNSPDTIYFRQARSMQELARKDFENLRQDSDGETQPKIVRRGRPPGKLKKALERSPLDRVGPECSSDATLASGGDNPSCSTGYNLRRTHSYKYQPAEVLVRTTYGSHSSETYSTWMSEWENEFPASVLKAVLKYGKKPYEIDEHKRDTYKHPSASTHGPSSWNIFGGEPKQLMVVGLNSEHGYARSLARFAADLGPIAWKIASKKIESVLPTGLEFGPGWVGEDKVVEGQQQLLFSDRNRVSNSCVANENLGRLQPSIASGSNSNVASRCAAGSREDMIENVGGSSSQSELNSLNSGSGGINPIASVLVQQKPLLHSDLNGFSGGFGHNKISPLMGTARLGMASGNSCSEHTVVPSQSFGMVSTSNSTFCPTLGNEFKLNKAKLSEASSVLLQSGKSSALGPSPDSQTLLNAGIVGKSSQQGLSPYPQQDFLDLPPDLNVGFLAPNSPSSSVPIGSPRQPDLALQL; this is encoded by the exons atgggTGAGATATCTGCCACAatgacgaagaagaagaagaagaagggacgTCCCTCTCTTTTAGACCTTCAAAAACGCTCCCTcaagcagcagcagcaacaacAAAACCCTAATTTCGAAAACCCTAATTCCCTCATTGCCTCTCACCGCCGATCCACCCGCCGGAATCCTACTCTAAATGAGCCCGATTGGATTAACGGAGATGACGACGACGACGACGACGACGAGCGCAAACAGAAGAAACATAAGCTTTTGCTTGGATTAAATTCCCAACAAAACACCAACAGTAATCATCATTACCCGTTTTCCTCGGCAAATTCCTTGGGTCCTAACCCCTCATTCGGCTCTGATGGTGCTAATCCGGAGACGGCTCAAAAGAGGCGCAAGATCAGTGACGCCTGTCTCGGATCTGATGATATG GGTGAAAAGGCTCCGAAAGCGACAGACACTCTTCACG AGTCACCGCTGGAGCCTGGCCCCACTACTCCTTTGCCAGACAAAAAGTTGTTGGTCTTCATTCTTGACAGGCTACAAAA AAAGGATACCTATGGAGTATTTTCTGAGCCAGTGGATCCTGAAGAG CTTCCTGATTACCACGATATCATTGAGCATCCCATGGACTTTTCCACCGTGAGAAAAAAGCTAGATGGAGGAGCTTATGCTAACTTggaacaatttgag AAAGACGTATTCCTGATATGTTCAAATGCAATGCAGTATAATTCACCAGATACTATTTACTTCCGCCAG GCACGATCCATGCAAGAGCTTGCCCGGAAGGACTTTGAAAACTTGAGGCAAGACAGTGATGGTGAAACCCAACCCAAAATTGTGAGGAGAGGTAGACCACCTGGAAAGCTGAAAAAAGCACTTGAGAGGTCTCCTCTTGACCGTGTCGGTCCTGAATGTTCCTCAGATGCAACTCTCGCCTCTGGAGGGGATAATCCGAGCTGTTCTACCGGATACAATCTAAGAAGAACCCATTCATACAAGTATCAGCCTGCAGAAGTTCTGGTCCGAACCACTTACGGGTCTCACAGTAGCGAAACGTATTCTACCTGGATGTCTGAATGGGAAAATGAATTTCCAG CTTCTGTTCTAAAGGCTGTGCTTAAGTATGGGAAGAAACCATATGAAATAGATGAGCATAAGCGTGACACCTATAAGCATCCATCTGCTTCCACACATGGGCCATCGTCCTGGAATATCTTTGGAGGAGAACCGAAGCAACTGATGGTG GTAGGTTTAAACTCAGAGCATGGTTATGCAAGAAGTCTAGCTCGTTTTGCTGCAGATCTTGGCCCCATAGCTTGGAAAATTGCTTCAAAGAAAATTGAAAGTGTCTTGCCAACAGGACTTGAGTTTGGTCCTGGGTGGGTAGGCGAAGATAAGGTGGTTGAGGGACAGCAGCAGCTTTTATTTTCTGATAGGAATAGAGTTTCAAACAGTTGTGTAGCTAATGAAAATTTAGGCAGACTTCAACCTTCAATTGCTTCTGGTTCAAATTCTAATGTCGCAAGTAGATGTGCAGCGGGGAGTAGAGAAGACATGATAGAAAATGTTGGTGGATCGAGTTCCCAAAGCGAGTTAAATTCGCTGAACAGTGGTAGTGGTGGGATAAATCCCATTGcgtctgttttggttcagcaaAAACCTCTGCTTCACTCTGATTTAAATGGTTTTAGTGGTGGGTTTGGACACAATAAAATTTCACCTCTAATGGGGACAGCAAGACTCGGGATGGCATCAGGGAACTCCTGTTCAGAGCACACAGTAGTTCCTTCGCAATCATTTGGCATGGTTTCAACTAGTAACTCTACTTTCTGCCCAACGTTAGGGAATGAGTTTAAGTTGAACAAAGCCAAGTTGTCAGAAGCATCGAGTGTGTTACTGCAGTCTGGAAAATCATCAGCTCTAGGTCCTAGCCCTGACTCACAGACGTTACTGAATGCCGGGATTGTTGGAAAATCATCCCAGCAGGGTTTATCACCATACCCTCAACAAGATTTCTTGGACTTACCACCCGACCTGAATGTTGGATTCCTGGCACCAAATTCGCCAAGTTCCAGCGTGCCGATTGGTTCGCCACGGCAGCCAGATTTAGCTTTACAGCTGTGA